A genomic segment from Flammeovirga pectinis encodes:
- a CDS encoding DMT family transporter: MKFLLLFLIAIIWGSQFVLNDDALQVITPFELAFYRVLFGCITLTLLLKLPMVKEPKIKWTKQLIYLLMALTLCESVVPFILNGYGQQEVSSAVTSVLMASIPLMTILLERIINKRKIKAIELIGLLVGFIGLVILVYQDLITTENVNVLSIVFILIGAFSFSLALILMSKIPRDISSLRFTRAILLSSSIVILPLTLSENHFSAIDTDLWLKLILLGSFASGIVYYMYLSLVRSSGSTFTSLTNYLVPAIGITLGVIIQGDNFSMGHFVGFVVIIIGLVLVNVPNLKKEKSE, encoded by the coding sequence ATGAAGTTTCTATTACTGTTTCTGATAGCTATAATTTGGGGTAGTCAATTTGTTTTAAACGATGACGCCCTACAAGTAATTACACCTTTTGAATTGGCATTTTATAGAGTTTTGTTTGGTTGCATAACCCTCACATTACTTTTAAAGTTACCGATGGTAAAAGAGCCAAAAATTAAATGGACAAAACAACTCATATATTTATTAATGGCACTAACATTATGTGAGAGTGTTGTTCCATTTATTCTTAATGGCTACGGACAACAGGAGGTTTCTAGTGCTGTAACATCTGTACTTATGGCAAGTATACCATTAATGACAATACTATTAGAGAGAATAATTAATAAAAGAAAAATAAAAGCAATAGAACTTATCGGGTTATTAGTAGGCTTTATTGGTTTGGTAATTTTAGTATATCAAGATTTAATTACAACAGAAAATGTAAATGTTTTATCAATTGTCTTTATTCTTATTGGTGCCTTTAGTTTTTCTTTAGCATTAATATTAATGTCAAAAATACCAAGAGATATTTCTTCCTTACGTTTTACAAGAGCTATATTATTGAGTTCATCAATTGTAATTTTACCTTTAACACTATCAGAAAATCATTTCTCTGCAATAGACACAGATTTATGGTTAAAACTTATCTTATTGGGTAGTTTTGCATCGGGTATTGTTTACTATATGTACCTTTCGTTAGTAAGAAGTTCTGGTTCTACATTTACAAGTCTAACAAATTATTTAGTACCTGCAATTGGAATAACATTAGGGGTAATTATTCAAGGTGATAATTTTTCTATGGGTCATTTTGTTGGTTTTGTTGTAATAATTATTGGGTTAGTATTGGTGAATGTACCAAATTTAAAAAAAGAGAAAAGCGAATAA
- a CDS encoding MFS transporter, translating into MKPSKYILPIIVISQFFCTSLWFAGNGVMYDLMINFNLKENALGYLTSSVQFGFIGGTLVFAVLSISDRFSPSKVFFICALFGALFNVCTILKVNTYASILGFRFLTGFFLAGIYPVGMKIAADYYEKGLGKSLSFLVGALVIGTAFPHLLKDIKGALPWEFVLISTSVLAVIGGLLMFFLVPDGPYRKPSANVDLKAIPNVFKKPQFRTAAFGYFGHMWELYTFWAFVPYMLQTYKNIHQEASYTIPLVSFIIIGSGSIGCIIGGYLANKISVKKVATLALLCSCICCLLSPLLFLINSEVLFITFLLFWGMVVIADSPLFSTLVAQNAPSALKGTALTIVNSIGFLLTIFSIQLVDQLRLLFNTPSLFVTLAIGPIIGLLFLMRKSNSTIENTQ; encoded by the coding sequence ATGAAACCGTCTAAATACATTCTTCCTATAATTGTCATTTCTCAGTTTTTTTGCACGTCGCTTTGGTTTGCAGGAAATGGGGTAATGTATGATTTGATGATAAACTTTAATCTTAAAGAAAATGCTCTAGGCTACCTTACTTCTAGTGTTCAGTTTGGATTTATAGGAGGTACATTAGTTTTTGCAGTATTATCTATTTCAGACCGCTTCTCTCCTTCTAAAGTCTTTTTTATCTGCGCTTTATTTGGTGCTCTATTTAATGTATGTACAATTTTAAAGGTTAATACCTATGCTAGTATTCTTGGCTTTAGATTTCTAACAGGTTTTTTTCTAGCAGGTATTTATCCCGTAGGAATGAAAATAGCTGCAGATTATTATGAAAAAGGATTAGGGAAATCGTTAAGTTTTTTAGTAGGTGCATTAGTAATTGGTACTGCTTTTCCACATTTACTTAAAGATATAAAGGGAGCACTACCTTGGGAGTTTGTATTAATTAGCACTTCTGTTTTAGCTGTTATTGGTGGGTTACTCATGTTCTTTTTAGTACCTGATGGACCTTATAGAAAACCTAGTGCTAATGTAGATTTAAAAGCGATACCAAATGTATTTAAGAAGCCACAATTTAGAACTGCAGCCTTTGGATATTTTGGGCACATGTGGGAATTGTATACTTTTTGGGCTTTTGTTCCTTATATGCTTCAAACCTATAAAAATATACATCAAGAAGCGAGTTATACTATTCCGCTAGTATCGTTTATAATTATAGGTAGTGGTAGTATAGGTTGTATAATTGGAGGATACCTTGCAAATAAAATCAGTGTAAAAAAAGTAGCCACATTAGCATTACTATGCTCTTGTATTTGTTGCCTTCTATCTCCTTTACTATTCTTGATAAACTCAGAGGTCCTCTTTATTACATTCCTCCTTTTCTGGGGAATGGTTGTTATTGCAGACTCACCACTTTTTTCTACTTTGGTAGCACAAAATGCTCCTTCAGCATTAAAAGGTACTGCACTTACTATAGTTAACTCAATTGGCTTTTTACTTACCATTTTCAGTATTCAATTAGTAGACCAACTCAGGTTATTATTTAATACACCTAGCCTATTTGTTACTCTTGCAATTGGGCCAATAATTGGTTTACTATTTTTAATGAGGAAAAGTAATTCTACTATAGAAAATACACAATAG
- a CDS encoding hybrid sensor histidine kinase/response regulator transcription factor, which translates to MLCGVSTVNAQRSGFEVDISKQLTIENGLSHFGVTSIAQDNNGLLWVGTFKGLNIYDGYEFKTFYHSTDSGLVSNRIHSLYKDENNNILIGTEKGVSVYLYQKQEFRTLYTNKGTIGEELGPYINKIIETKKYIICNTLKKGVIVIDKNGYSFKKIIIPNFINIGSFKSFNIDKIDDDNILLATNSGIIIANLSAGKCKRILEDNFPYCLDIAFDGNSTIYALNYRFLGIINIKNGNYTIKARTFEGEDYSQIQLGNDGELWLMKNNNDLAVVGDPTYIKNIDKQIVKFSFTSDFTRLSSILLTDEGGWIGTFNQGLFKFRSEERPFKYSNLKNTDQGENKSSQVVSMITLDHEEILITLNANNAKVFNINNNTIQEVKQPGVYNQVITRVLKDNYGTIWGGSLRVGVFQKKNLDVTWKQLMSPEYPVLDGESVRGFTQDRYNDIWVAGLRKLYRYSMNSDGSIKKIEVINNLGSVPYNYNLATKVIYADPIKDCIWLGTQSDGLFRIDYVKDKPLSEVTFQHFIPIKNDSSSLPVYAINCMQRVLNGDLWLGTLEGGITKVIEENDTIKFRTFTEKEGLDDNDVMTFQYDNKGRLWIATNQGINQFDPVTETFRNYTAEDGLVPASFEVSSTKLLNGMMVFGGNNGICYFNPDLVPNESNIPPLLFGDLKVHNQIVKVKNKGDKAAILFKPLNDSHEITLEYNQRSIALELISLHYSNTEAHHIRYRLLPKDTSWLEATSNNKVVNFSLLPPGEYIFEAQVSNSKNEWSPTKRIKINVKYAWWNSNGAKGLYFLLIFFVIAMVMLTLLRMKTLEYNLQIEQFDKNRLEELDAARLKLFMNISHEFRTPLTLISGPISVLKGMFETNQDAFQHIDLIQRQSKKMFQLVEQVHDVRKADENILKLKYTTFDFTDLVTDVKQDFDKLAEDSGKKLILEGDANQLYVLADEHKLEVVVNNLLNNAFKFTREGDQITINYKDKNGGLFFSVSDTGIGIPEEDLDHLFKRFYQSNKGEKYSVGTGIGLELTKMLVEMHHGEITVSSTLGEGTKFEVFLPIETRKENVLSEKRIDEIHSLESHDERQRVEDQVIDLSEIIKENEHSDVTIYYVEDNTDLRKFISKILNQYFAVVTFSNGKECIDALENEWPDLILSDIIMPEMNGIELCRYIKGDEKTNHIPVVLLTSRSSTEEKIEGLEVGADMYITKPFEVKHLIASFKNILNNRKTLQNKFQADAPMPLKKKQKTEEDKIFVNKFYKLLEENLTNENIDLEEFAKELYLSRSQFFRKVKAISDTTPQDLIRSYKLKKAAELLCEGEYSVADVVVMVGFKSRTHFSKSFKEVYGITPSKYAIAKKEQ; encoded by the coding sequence ATGCTATGTGGAGTTTCCACAGTAAATGCTCAAAGGAGTGGTTTTGAAGTAGATATTTCTAAACAATTAACAATAGAAAATGGACTATCTCATTTTGGGGTAACTTCTATTGCTCAAGATAATAATGGCTTATTATGGGTAGGTACTTTTAAAGGCTTAAATATTTATGATGGTTATGAATTTAAAACGTTTTATCACTCCACAGATTCCGGCTTAGTTAGTAATAGAATACACTCTTTGTATAAAGATGAAAATAATAATATTTTAATAGGAACTGAAAAAGGTGTTTCTGTTTACCTCTATCAAAAACAAGAATTTAGAACTTTATATACTAATAAAGGAACTATTGGAGAAGAGTTAGGACCATACATTAATAAAATAATTGAAACTAAGAAATATATTATCTGCAATACACTTAAAAAAGGTGTTATTGTAATTGATAAAAATGGGTACTCTTTCAAGAAAATAATTATTCCCAATTTTATAAATATAGGAAGTTTTAAATCTTTTAATATTGATAAAATTGATGACGATAACATTCTATTAGCAACCAATTCTGGGATAATTATAGCTAACTTAAGTGCAGGAAAATGTAAAAGAATTTTAGAAGATAACTTTCCTTACTGTCTAGATATAGCCTTTGATGGAAATTCTACAATTTATGCCCTAAACTATAGGTTTTTAGGTATAATAAATATCAAAAATGGAAATTATACCATTAAAGCAAGAACTTTTGAAGGGGAAGATTATTCACAAATTCAACTTGGGAATGATGGAGAATTATGGTTAATGAAAAACAATAATGATTTAGCTGTAGTAGGAGATCCTACTTATATTAAAAACATTGATAAGCAGATTGTTAAGTTCTCTTTTACCTCTGATTTTACTCGTTTGAGTAGTATTTTATTAACAGATGAAGGAGGGTGGATTGGTACATTTAATCAAGGTCTTTTTAAGTTTAGAAGTGAAGAAAGACCGTTTAAATATTCGAACTTAAAAAATACAGATCAAGGAGAGAATAAGTCGAGTCAAGTAGTAAGTATGATCACCTTAGATCATGAAGAAATATTAATTACATTGAATGCAAATAATGCAAAAGTTTTTAATATCAATAATAATACAATACAAGAGGTTAAGCAACCTGGTGTTTATAACCAAGTAATAACAAGAGTTTTAAAAGATAACTATGGTACTATTTGGGGAGGTAGTTTAAGGGTTGGTGTTTTTCAGAAAAAGAATTTAGATGTTACTTGGAAACAATTAATGAGTCCTGAATATCCTGTTTTAGATGGTGAATCTGTACGTGGTTTTACACAAGATAGATACAATGATATTTGGGTAGCAGGCTTAAGAAAGTTGTATCGTTATTCTATGAATTCAGATGGCTCTATCAAAAAAATAGAGGTAATAAATAATCTTGGTAGCGTACCATATAATTATAATTTAGCAACAAAAGTAATTTATGCAGATCCAATAAAAGATTGTATTTGGTTAGGTACCCAATCAGACGGTTTATTTAGAATAGATTATGTTAAAGATAAGCCTTTATCTGAAGTTACTTTTCAGCATTTTATTCCTATTAAAAATGATTCATCTTCTTTGCCTGTGTATGCCATTAATTGTATGCAACGTGTACTAAATGGAGACCTCTGGTTAGGTACTTTAGAGGGTGGGATTACAAAGGTGATTGAAGAAAATGATACTATAAAATTCAGAACATTTACAGAAAAAGAAGGGTTAGATGATAATGATGTAATGACGTTCCAATACGACAATAAAGGACGTTTATGGATTGCAACAAATCAAGGAATAAATCAGTTTGACCCCGTAACAGAAACCTTTAGAAATTATACTGCCGAAGATGGTTTAGTACCTGCTTCATTTGAAGTGAGCTCTACAAAATTATTAAATGGTATGATGGTTTTTGGGGGCAACAATGGGATATGTTATTTTAACCCAGATTTAGTACCCAATGAGAGTAATATCCCACCACTTTTATTTGGTGATTTGAAGGTGCATAATCAAATTGTAAAAGTAAAAAACAAGGGGGATAAAGCAGCTATTTTATTTAAACCTTTAAATGACTCTCATGAAATTACGTTGGAATACAATCAAAGAAGTATTGCCCTAGAGCTAATATCTTTACATTATTCCAATACTGAAGCCCATCATATTCGTTACAGGTTATTGCCAAAAGATACCTCATGGCTAGAAGCAACATCAAATAATAAAGTTGTAAACTTTAGCTTACTGCCTCCAGGCGAATATATATTTGAGGCACAAGTATCGAATTCTAAGAATGAATGGTCTCCCACAAAAAGAATAAAAATTAATGTAAAATATGCTTGGTGGAATTCTAATGGAGCAAAAGGCTTGTATTTCTTGCTTATTTTCTTTGTGATTGCAATGGTAATGCTGACGTTATTACGAATGAAAACGCTTGAATATAATTTACAGATAGAGCAATTTGACAAGAACCGTTTAGAAGAATTAGATGCTGCAAGATTAAAATTATTTATGAATATCTCGCATGAATTTAGAACACCTCTTACCTTAATTAGTGGTCCTATTTCTGTTCTTAAAGGGATGTTTGAAACTAATCAAGATGCCTTTCAGCATATAGATTTAATTCAAAGGCAATCAAAGAAAATGTTCCAGCTTGTAGAACAAGTACATGATGTTAGAAAGGCAGATGAAAATATTCTAAAATTGAAATATACCACTTTCGACTTTACAGATCTTGTTACAGATGTTAAGCAAGATTTTGATAAACTTGCTGAAGACTCTGGTAAAAAACTGATTTTAGAAGGAGATGCCAATCAATTATATGTACTTGCAGATGAGCATAAACTAGAAGTTGTTGTCAATAATTTACTAAATAATGCATTTAAATTTACAAGAGAAGGCGATCAGATTACAATTAATTATAAAGACAAAAATGGAGGATTATTTTTTAGTGTTTCAGACACAGGAATAGGAATTCCAGAAGAAGATTTGGATCATCTATTTAAACGTTTTTATCAATCTAATAAAGGGGAGAAATACTCTGTAGGCACTGGTATTGGGTTGGAATTAACAAAAATGTTGGTAGAAATGCATCATGGTGAAATTACGGTGAGTAGTACCCTTGGAGAAGGAACAAAATTTGAGGTTTTTTTACCAATAGAAACACGTAAAGAAAATGTTTTAAGCGAGAAACGTATTGATGAAATTCATTCCTTAGAATCTCACGATGAAAGACAAAGGGTAGAAGATCAAGTAATTGATTTATCAGAAATCATTAAAGAAAACGAACATAGTGATGTAACGATCTATTATGTTGAAGATAATACTGACCTTAGAAAATTTATATCTAAAATACTCAATCAATATTTTGCTGTTGTAACATTTTCTAACGGTAAAGAATGTATTGATGCATTAGAAAATGAATGGCCAGATTTAATTTTGAGCGATATTATTATGCCCGAAATGAATGGAATTGAACTATGTAGATATATAAAAGGAGATGAAAAAACCAATCATATTCCGGTTGTTTTACTTACTTCTAGATCATCTACAGAAGAAAAAATTGAAGGTTTAGAGGTTGGGGCAGATATGTATATTACCAAACCGTTTGAGGTGAAACACCTTATTGCAAGTTTTAAAAATATTTTAAATAATAGGAAAACACTGCAAAATAAATTCCAAGCAGATGCTCCAATGCCATTAAAGAAAAAGCAAAAAACAGAAGAAGATAAAATTTTTGTAAATAAGTTTTACAAGCTCTTAGAAGAGAACCTTACAAATGAAAATATTGACTTAGAAGAGTTTGCTAAGGAACTATACCTGAGCAGAAGTCAGTTTTTTAGAAAAGTGAAAGCAATTTCAGATACAACACCTCAGGATTTAATTAGATCATATAAATTAAAAAAAGCTGCAGAATTGCTCTGCGAAGGAGAATACTCAGTTGCTGATGTAGTGGTTATGGTTGGTTTTAAAAGTAGAACACACTTTAGTAAATCGTTTAAAGAAGTGTATGGAATTACTCCAAGTAAATATGCAATTGCAAAGAAAGAACAGTAG
- a CDS encoding AraC family transcriptional regulator gives MKLVFKNSDSQVNRKIEITKRTLGCQDATWHYHHQYELIYIAKSQGVRFVGDNVSPFESGDLVLVGPNLPHLWKDEVLLSTDDVNIIVVKFEGDFIGKGTFDRPVFNNISHLLELSRFGVCFPKAKSLQLKEEFENLVKLSQAEQVIKLLGLLNKLSEMEGKEILSTSDMRQNKNCNSERIDRVLSYVSDHYDKDIDLQEIADIACLTTNSFCRFFKKSTKKSFRQYLNEVRIKNASRLLIQENYQISDVCYEVGFNSITNFNKQFKQIIGKTPKEYRMAI, from the coding sequence ATGAAATTAGTTTTTAAAAATTCCGACAGTCAAGTAAATAGAAAGATTGAAATTACGAAAAGAACTTTGGGGTGCCAGGATGCTACATGGCATTACCACCACCAATACGAACTGATTTATATAGCAAAAAGTCAGGGTGTACGATTTGTCGGAGATAACGTTTCTCCATTCGAATCTGGTGATTTAGTATTAGTAGGTCCCAATTTACCACATCTCTGGAAAGATGAAGTGTTATTAAGCACTGATGATGTAAATATAATTGTGGTAAAGTTTGAAGGTGATTTTATCGGTAAGGGAACTTTTGATAGACCTGTTTTTAATAACATCAGTCACCTACTTGAATTATCAAGATTTGGAGTGTGTTTTCCGAAAGCGAAAAGTTTGCAGCTGAAAGAAGAATTTGAAAATTTAGTCAAATTATCTCAGGCAGAGCAGGTAATTAAACTTTTGGGGCTTTTAAATAAGTTATCTGAAATGGAAGGAAAAGAAATATTATCAACCTCTGATATGAGACAAAACAAAAACTGCAATTCTGAAAGGATTGATAGAGTGTTGTCTTATGTGTCAGACCATTATGATAAAGATATCGACCTCCAAGAAATAGCTGACATTGCTTGTTTAACAACAAATTCTTTTTGTAGGTTTTTTAAGAAATCAACAAAAAAATCTTTTAGACAATATTTAAACGAAGTACGTATAAAAAATGCAAGTCGATTATTAATACAAGAGAATTACCAGATATCTGATGTATGCTATGAAGTTGGTTTTAATTCTATCACCAATTTTAATAAGCAGTTTAAGCAAATTATTGGTAAAACTCCTAAAGAGTACCGTATGGCAATATAA